From a region of the Lactuca sativa cultivar Salinas chromosome 4, Lsat_Salinas_v11, whole genome shotgun sequence genome:
- the LOC111886187 gene encoding uncharacterized protein LOC111886187, translated as MRELQGAFPPVVYNYLRGCKTAKEIWNTLKEKFQGSEKTKINSVKQCLVELKEFKQKDGESIEGYYDRLNELIYKCNHYGITRSTMEFNLAFIMGLRKEWRSVSMMVEIQQSFDNSTLNDLYNLLKTHEGEVNEIVEETKLVLGGPLALVSKVIEKETLEKENSNEEGFLMNPDDEAVAFYSNNRVKKFFKKPFNPKSKPNDGKGSFVKKVVSDDKKKVEKNDVKVDDAKVEKKLKGDSGIDCYYYHNANHMANDCMLRKKDEKKNKVKNESYYDERLEEVRAKAKGMSLVAIGEGEDDGTYQIWSFGSDDEQMCNPTHGTMYARFVEKDEEVVTGRSFVTKSGDKSLMTTKLNLTEFLIIDFSYGIVKIDEYLDANELVEIVNDTLNKSEQIKNFKRTENSKSNSQSNFVDIEDNFDSFSEISEIEEEKVSIVLNCLDSQTDSSDDEHEDEVSKNSMSEKNVSKETIIP; from the exons ATGAGGGAACTGCAAGGTGCATTTCCACCTGTTGTTTACAACTATCTGCGTGGTTGTAAaactgctaaagaaatctggaataCTCTCAAAGAGAAGTTTCAAGGAAGTGAGAAAACAAAGATTAATTCTGTGAAACAATGTTTGGTTGAGTTGAAAGAGTTCAAACAAAAAGATGGTGAATCCATTGAAGGATACTATGATCGCTTGAACGAACTCATTTACAAATGCAATCATTATGGAATCACAAGGTCAACCATGGAGTTCAATCTCGCATTCATTATGGGACTTCGCAAGGAATGGAGAAGTGTTAGCATGATGGTGGAAATTCAGCAGAGTTTCGATAATTCAACCTTGAATGATCTATACAACTTGTTGAAGACTCACGAAGGAGAAGTTAATGAAATAGTTGAGGAGACAAAATTGGTTCTAGGAGGTCCATTAGCTTTGGTTTCGAAAGTTATTGAGAAGGAGACACTTGAGAAAGAGAATTCTAatgaagaaggatttttgatgaatccTGACGATGAGGCAGTTGCATTTTACTCTAACAACAGAGTAAAGAAGTTTttcaagaaaccttttaatccaaagtCAAAACCAAATGATGGTAAAGGAAGTTTTGTCAAAAAGGTTGTGAGTGATGATAAGAAAAAGGTCGAAAAGAATGATGTGAAGGTTGATGATGCAAAAGTTGAAAAGAAGCTCAAAGGTGACTCTGGAATCGATTGTTATTATTACCACAATGCAAATCACATGGCTAATGACTGTATGCTTCGAAAGAAGGATGAAAAGAAGAACAAGGTGAAAAACGAATCATACTATGACGAACGTCTAGAGGAAGTTCGAGCAAAAGCAAAGGGTATGTCTTTAGTTGCTATAGGTGAAGGTGAAGATGATGGAACTTATCAAATCTGGTCATTTGGGTCAGATGATGAGCAGATGTGTAATCCTACACATGGTACAATGTATGCAAGGTTCgtggaaaaagatgaagaagtggTGACTGGTCGTTCTTTCGTGACCAAGAGTGGAGATAAATCACTaatgactaccaag CTGAATTTGACAGAGTTCCTGATAATCGATTTTTCTTATGGTATTGTTAAAATAGATGAATATCTTGATGCTAATGAACTTGTTGAAATTGTGAATGACACATTAAACAAAAGTgaacaaataaaaaattttaaaagaacTGAGAATTCGAAATCTAACTCTCAATCTAATTTCGTTGATATCGAAGATAATTTTGATAGTTTTAGCgaaatcagtgaaattgaggaagAGAAGGTGTCAATTGTTCTCAACTGCct AGATAGTCAAACTGATAGTAGTGATGATGAGCACGAGGATGAGGTTTCGAAAAATTCAATGTCAGAAAAGAATGTTTCGAAAGAAACAATCATTCCTTGA